Genomic DNA from Diorhabda carinulata isolate Delta chromosome 10, icDioCari1.1, whole genome shotgun sequence:
ataataagggTCCTTCAATAgttgattgaaatataaaacaatgtaCGATggttaaaaacaatataatctTATTCTCATATTTTGCAAAGGTAaatgtattacaaaaaaaaacaattttttcatatcttttattgaaatttaattaaaatcaaaatgtaaatgaaataGGATATACATAACTGTGAAATTTGATTGAGCCCCATGAGGTTTATTTTGTAGATAGAATAGGACTTTTTAGCCACTCTACACCTATATCTACAAGATATGTTATACAAGACTTCATATATAATCATTCTGCTTTCAAAATAAGTAGACTCCTACTAAATGAGACTATTTTTAAGAGTTTTTTGTGTCCCACTTCCCAAGATGATAATGGGGCTAGTTTGATTATATGACACAATTGGAGTTTAAGACATGAAAATTTGCATAAATCTACCTATCCCCATACTTTACAATctgaatttataacaaaaaatggaaaacaaagtatgaaaaaaattgttttccagattttctattaaaaaaggGCATGTCAGCGAAATTTGATAAAGCACAATGGGGTTCGATTCTAGATTGAAAGAATAGTCAATTTGGCTTTTCAGCCACTCTGCACCCATACCTAGATtctattttgtacaagactccATATTAATCATTTTGCTTTCAAAACTCTTCCCAAAGAAGGCTACTTTTCTGAGGTTTTTGTATTCTACTTCCCAAGGTGATGATGGGCTTAGTTAATTTGACTATGGACAAATGGAGTTTAAATACATCAAAATTTGCATTGAACTACCAACATCCACTaggaaaataaacaacaataagtaattgaataaagtttatttatttattctttcaacatcattttattggaaatatattgttttctttgttcCTGAGATTGCAAACCTTGAAATTCACTCCAAATGAcctaaaaacaaacaaaaaaatgtgcaaaaatcGCAGTGATTCTTTAATTATATGACACATATTCAATGCCTTTTTTCTTTTCATGActtcattaaattaaatcacTTAGGCAGTAATTGCATTTGTTGGAATTCTACTTACAAGCACTGggttataaccaattttcctTAACTGTCTTTCTTTCATAAGAGAATGTCCTAAACAAAGATTTGTatcttttattgtattattcCAACCTAAAACCACTACTGCGAACCACTCAAGTGAGCCATCATTAAAAGGATACATTACATCACCTAAAATGTAATTATGGAAACCGACTGGTTCAACAAATtctccagtttttttatttttacaaacaacaatatctggaaaaaatagaatgtttatttgtgtttttgCATTTGCTACGTTTTGTCTTACCAGCTCTAGAAAAATGTGGTAAAATATGATGTATAAACATAAACCTATCATCACCAACTATACTTCTAACAGTATCAATAGTATCTAAAATTAGTTTATCCATAGCAGACAGTTTTTTCCACTGATCGTAACTTGGAGTGAATTCAGTCAACCATTTGGCTGCTTTATATTTTAAATCTGGGGATAATCTATTTCCTGTATAATCAGGACAATCAATATCTATGCATCGatccaaagaaaatatttctcttggtACAGCTTTTGCACCTTTTCCATAAACACTAATTATATATTCTTGATCCATTATTTTATCAGTTAATTCATAGGAATACATATTTCGCAAGCTTAAGTAATTTAAAGAGCATGCTAAGCATCTAGGGTATTTCACAGTTTCAGCTATTCTCTCATTCTTATGAATCTCGTCATAGCAAGCTTTGAAAATATCTGGATCtgtttttggaacaaaattgaACATTGTCAGGACGTTTAGAATCCGTTCAATATCCTTAAAGCGTATCTTTTGAGGATCTGTGatgttattaacaaatttttccgatattttttgaaacaccaTCTTGTTATAAGTTTGTACACCAGTACTTAACAGTGCTAAATGAGTGCAAGCCAGATCAGAGAGACGATCTATTTCTGGATAAAGCTTTTCagtcattttttcaactttatctACTAATTTAAAAGGTTTGGAATATCGTAAAatctaaaattgaataaaaatttaattcctTCAAAtgcttaatgaaaaaaattccattataatattataagaTTGAGTAAATGTATGAGTGAAATAAAAGTTTCACCTTTAATATAGCAGTTAATGATATATCTTGAATGTCCTTTGCATGTTGCATAACTCTATTAATTATTGCTTCTTGTATAggtaataatttgatttttgtttttgttttaaaataaccCATAGAAATAACTGCCATTTCatcaatattcatatcattaatTAATTGTTCTAATGCAAATTCATATTCAAAATCTACAGGTCTTTTACGGCAAATATTTAGATAGAAATAAATGTTTACTAGTTGATCTTTTGTAAGAACGGTAGCTTTTTTAACACATCTATCtattaaaatgttaatataGTCACAAAGTTTGCCTggaacataataataaaaacaattgttcAAGTATAAAATGTAACTACTTACCCAAATGTAATTGATACCAAATGTTAGCAACAgtgaaacttttttcaatatccCAATCCACTAGTTTCCAGCAACAAAGATCGTCTAGACAGCTCCAAATATCATGGAAGTTGTGCGCTGAATAAGATTCGACAAAAGGAAATTCAGTAAGGCAATGTAATAAGCTGATTAATTCATCATCAGTGATATGTTCACAATTGTCCATTAAACCATCCACAAGGTTATCAAATCTGGTATCAGAAACAGTTATATTGTTTGatttacaaaagttttttacTCTTATAAAAGTATTGACAATATCACTGATTGTTGAATCTCTCCAGTTACGatctaatatttcattaaattcctCAGTAGAGGTAACGTCCTTGCTGGACAATTTATTCACTAGATTATCTGAAGAATCTCTAGGTAGTATTTTGTAAGCAAAACTGTTTTCGTGATCAACAAACACTTCTCTATTACTTTCGTACAATGTCGATGTATGTAAACTTACATTCGactcacaataaaaaaatagatttgagttcacatttaaaatattagcTGTAGGCGTTGGGTTATACTTAAAACATTTTATGTGTTTCGGTTTATAATAACGAAAAATGTGCCTtaacattattttatgaaatctAAACAAATATGTAAGGTTATATTTCTGCTTCTTTTatcattacaataatataaatttgcGTCCGCATTCCAACAAACAGTTACTaaattacaatataataattactCATTTGTTGTTCTTCGAGTTGTATAAATTCACATTATTTCAGGAACTAAATAGGAGATGAAAACTTGAAGAGCTCAATACTATCTATgggttttatttattaatggaAACCATGGATTACCTCCACCCTCCATAAATATATAGTTGTAACTTTATACATTAACTTTTGACGTATTTTCTTTATGACATCTGTCAATTTCTCCTTTTGTAGCGAATCTCGAGCAGTCGACTATAAGATATTCCTTAAATTACTTAAGCAAACGACCAGTTTCAGGAGAAAGAAGAAGTAACCAATTTATCTCTGTAATGTACAAAGAGAAACTACGCAGAGTAGCGCAATCTGTACATTTTTTAAGAGATACTTAAATTTAATGGCAAATTGATGGCAACAATGTGTAGATATTGAAGGGTATAGAAAATATCCACACTATTTCCGCATTTTTATCCGCAAGATAATTTTTCTAGAAGTAAACAAGAATTAGTGCATggaacaaatagaaaataagaaaaggaAATTTTCTTAATGTGGGTTGCATCACACAGGGAATCAAAAAGAGCAGTAATTTTCTGGAGAAGGATTAAGATTCCTGTTATCCTGGAATAAGAACTTGAAAGTAGATAACCTCAGTCAACAATTAAATGAGAGTTTGGAT
This window encodes:
- the LOC130899066 gene encoding FAST kinase domain-containing protein 5, mitochondrial; this translates as MLRHIFRYYKPKHIKCFKYNPTPTANILNVNSNLFFYCESNVSLHTSTLYESNREVFVDHENSFAYKILPRDSSDNLVNKLSSKDVTSTEEFNEILDRNWRDSTISDIVNTFIRVKNFCKSNNITVSDTRFDNLVDGLMDNCEHITDDELISLLHCLTEFPFVESYSAHNFHDIWSCLDDLCCWKLVDWDIEKSFTVANIWYQLHLGKLCDYINILIDRCVKKATVLTKDQLVNIYFYLNICRKRPVDFEYEFALEQLINDMNIDEMAVISMGYFKTKTKIKLLPIQEAIINRVMQHAKDIQDISLTAILKILRYSKPFKLVDKVEKMTEKLYPEIDRLSDLACTHLALLSTGVQTYNKMVFQKISEKFVNNITDPQKIRFKDIERILNVLTMFNFVPKTDPDIFKACYDEIHKNERIAETVKYPRCLACSLNYLSLRNMYSYELTDKIMDQEYIISVYGKGAKAVPREIFSLDRCIDIDCPDYTGNRLSPDLKYKAAKWLTEFTPSYDQWKKLSAMDKLILDTIDTVRSIVGDDRFMFIHHILPHFSRADIVVCKNKKTGEFVEPVGFHNYILGDVMYPFNDGSLEWFAVVVLGWNNTIKDTNLCLGHSLMKERQLRKIGYNPVLVIWSEFQGLQSQEQRKQYISNKMMLKE